A single Zootoca vivipara chromosome 1, rZooViv1.1, whole genome shotgun sequence DNA region contains:
- the CHURC1 gene encoding protein Churchill, whose protein sequence is MCGGCVKTEYPSRGNTCLENGSYLMNYVGCIECKKKDFVLITNKVAEDDDGEEIITYDHVCKNCHHVIARHEYTFSVVDDYQEYTMLCMLCGRAEDSISVLPDDPHLMTPLF, encoded by the exons ATGTGCGGGGGCTGCGTGAAGACCGAGTACCCGTCGAGG GGTAACACCTGCTTGGAGAATGGTTCCTATTTGATGAACTACGTGGGTTGCATTGAATGTAAAAAAAAGGATTTCGTGTTGATAACAAACAAAGTAGCAGAAGATGATGATGGAGAGGAAATTATCACTTATGATC atgtATGTAAGAACTGTCACCATGTGATAGCCAGGCACGAATATACTTTCAGTGTAGTGGACGATTACCAG GAATACACCATGCTGTGCATGCTCTGTGGCAGGGCAGAAGATTCTATCAGTGTCTTGCCAGACGATCCTCATCTGATGACTCCATTGTTCTGA